From Pseudorasbora parva isolate DD20220531a chromosome 25, ASM2467924v1, whole genome shotgun sequence, one genomic window encodes:
- the LOC137064909 gene encoding histone H3-like, producing the protein MARTKQTARKSTGGKAPRKQLATKAARKSAPATGGVKKPHRYRPGTVALREIRRYQKSTELLIRKLPFQRLVREIAQDFKTDLRFQSSAVMALQESSEAYLVGLFEDTNLCAIHAKRVTIMPKDIQLARRIRGERA; encoded by the coding sequence ATGGCAAGAACCAAGCAGACCGCTCGTAAATCCACCGGTGGCAAAGCCCCGAGGAAGCAGCTCGCCACTAAAGCCGCCCGTAAGAGCGCTCCGGCCACCGGCGGCGTCAAGAAGCCCCATCGCTACAGGCCCGGGACCGTGGCTCTGCGAGAGATCCGCCGTTATCAGAAGTCCACCGAGCTGCTGATCCGCAAACTGCCCTTCCAGCGGCTGGTGAGAGAAATCGCTCAGGACTTCAAGACGGATCTGCGCTTCCAGAGCTCCGCTGTCATGGCCCTGCAGGAGTCTAGCGAGGCTTATTTGGTCGGCCTGTTTGAGGACACCAACCTGTGCGCCATCCACGCCAAGAGAGTCACCATCATGCCCAAGGACATCCAGCTGGCCCGCCGCATCCGCGGAGAGCGCGCCTAA